One part of the Xiphophorus maculatus strain JP 163 A chromosome 1, X_maculatus-5.0-male, whole genome shotgun sequence genome encodes these proteins:
- the wnk3 gene encoding serine/threonine-protein kinase WNK3 isoform X5, with the protein MATDPGEPTGTEDSSEKADGKKEEDKQREVRRDQQRERTPNTFLGLPSSQAQMDTEKGGDDRGGGNGEAAFQKLGETPVLIPMPSVPVDTGQKRQRREKRFFRKSVEICDADDEIGMPPDAPHSAPHLELHSTDSVFDSAQQQGAASSCVALGHDPSQGHEPGKDVPPSAPTPSVRERDREQEEEAEMKAVATSPGGRFLKFDIELGRGAFKTVYKGLDTETWVEVAWCELQDRKLTKAEQQRFKEEAEMLKGLQHPNIVRFYDSWESVLRGKKCIVLVTELMTSGTLKTYLKRFKVMKPKVLRSWCRQILKGLHFLHTRTPPIVHRDLKCDNIFITGPTGSVKIGDLGLATLMRTSFAKSVIGTPEFMAPEMYEEHYDESVDVYAFGMCMLEMATSEYPYSECQNAAQIYRKVTSGIKPASFDKVNDPEIKEIIEGCIRQNKSQRLSIRDLLNHAFFAEDTGVRVELAEEDNGAQDCLALRIWVEDPKKLKGKHKDNEAIEFTYDLENDIAEEVALEMVKSGFFHESDAKVVGKSIRDRVNLIKKSRERRQQQLTHQGFDDRRDSTVTSYVFSYPSCPSSLVVGAVGQTGGGESGAGGVVQESEELPEVDQHVMQQHILGATTLSLPEIEIVGSASCESYASGQSLALSLQGETYSHSQITPQPLLSVTGASAETQILCTDETGSVPNLPLVQSVSMSNVCIPKTEGGSVGQTFLQPSPVVPQISPSVPPQYLQSQTFPSDAFQPLTAHGSMAPSQSNTPPIPPQAPIGVFPTSMSVSDPAGITGTAMLHTQLPASPMQQADIIPHSTPQQTQCFVIPQQCIITQQPDMVSQTSTHQQQPPQPTSVEHQQINATQLPPEKQHHSLPATAIQKHHREPEQEIFVQQPVQNVQSTPQQQVKTTQTSMEPQALSVPRPGEQPQVYKLQPAGETCEQTVRQTQLQHQLQQQQSLLQQQQQLLQQQHLLLLERHPLYVQKLDQQQQMTLLQQQEHQTQLQQQKVLQHKQIIDQQQASLYQRYEQQQLSLLHQGQPTQAQVQQQPQIPSQQQQIQQLYQQTGQQQEGITLTEAETQEQSGQQQQNTTLQQQPQQTQQNCEQVQQQTIFQQIEQQQALIQHHLQKQLILKQSQLQQAAQLQQQELQQIQLEQNLEHLQQQALLQKQLEKQLQNLPSDKQSAEFLQQQAQMKLQTQEKQQQQQAAIIQHLHQADKQEPVPTPQSSSELQIPPQSANMQQMCNPQLTTFQSAEQSAKQDTMEQRQQLALIQQQAFVAQPQHHTSTATNRTVGVPVTIEGLQDQTDVISQVQVPVTIQTTPIPVQTAPVFLGQQGQSPFHPQNQIPAQFLVQTVPQASQTTTVVSVSAPTAVIQGQTQVLQAHQIPLQASYPGPVTPTQAQVTAQSFIQTQPQHTTILQLQPAHGKVPDINTQMMGQQNQTTAQLSAAVSSLPSPVQQETYIQQGALMKSPIQPKLQQEIQGQPPCQLLSHPGLMIPQFVSQPPHQDIPSVQHNMTHALQNQVHQQPVMQHQQMILSPGSAESAVTTTESLAQSADPVSVHVAPLPVQTGQGIVPGQAALYPVAAVHQALIGSSADSTIIQPTSKPFMPQPAEQPQQQNQNPVHQPPGNSTAPLQLPAQPIQTPNQQPSLPQQTLTTLDKSQLPSQCPSHVLIQPSAQSGPSNVSMPQSPTKTLPLYSHLVTGTPSSPEHHAKQLLPAHTHTQTCIQAQTHSQTQTLVQTQTHSHTQTDHKTPDSEESLLLRAMSEVQQLPLSPSCPSTTLPSALPQQPVPAAELSTSSQLAQVSLPGQASFVPTSPQPASAQRLLDSNAPKPSQASLQDCDISLLGTAQDGPYLASAECHSSTGSASVNGEDIQHNLGNGKSEKSKSQKKASSQKPEKGSHQFQLSMLQVSGKGDNLVECQLETHSNKMVTFKFDIEGDAPEDIADYMVEEDFVLDLAKEKFVEELRSIVKKAQEILQTHTQTGSTDQLQVSTPSTSVVESVPQSSPVGRWRFFINQTIRHRDSLSSQGAVTPPPTVETKIPQSPQKDEEQYASQTFESFTQKVSSPHNTLSSASSPASAVPVPGSASVADTMAFETISGHASALVIAPSVDQIPSCLSTTANPTPANVPTLNATPTLMSPPTNTIVSSNLTPAVTSVCSILGQSIEDASRLSAVEKSSTSFHSTPVAAVSQHVPIEEQQTFSQMATTVPLQSQLQVQPASQQQAATQPQLLTLQFEQQIQQLTPKQQLSECHENPDQSLLQQEQPLLQEPQLLQRHTAVQQLPETLVLPQSIQRELLQPSAQSLQILQPLPLQQSQPPQQQPFQYAGQMIQDSLIQQLPQQVLTPQSLIVSQQQEPQHQQVVLQQMMQQKQMLQPQLQQQQHQLFVGVAAQGQMLPTSISQQFLQQQAQLNVTPLPQHQISQPSQMPAEPVQPQALLQHSEQQYDRTKTTDSSQKQLQFASQKQSSLQMSESEGSTGETSITEDTGSFSGPLHPSSDSSLPPLHLASAEPHLPSLSLTMTPSPGQPSSVAESDSEGPPKIEFVDNRIKTLDEKLRNLLYQEYSSGGTLPGAASISTSAASMSAGGDELSEPQALQRLSFHPPATSSDTSPHTPSSTTSSTTPRSSSTSPDPERGRGEYEALSEVGNLVLSEPVEQQPIPSVPSASASSTKPISFCAPSKDGTAGSQHLLVSGEPTVPAVHPHSDTSAVGDSSWPFSQQSISLQHGQQQHNAGG; encoded by the exons GACCGTAAGCTGACCAAGGCAGAGCAACAACGCTTCAAGGAGGAGGCAGAGATGTTGAAAGGTCTTCAACACCCCAACATAGTCCGCTTTTATGATTCCTGGGAATCTGTGCTGCGTGGAAAGAAGTGTATTGTACTGGTCACTGAGCTAATGACATCAGGAACACTTAAAAC CTACCTTAAGCGCTTCAAAGTGATGAAACCCAAAGTCCTGAGAAGTTGGTGCAGACAAATTCTGAAGGGTCTTCACTTCCTCCACACCAGGACTCCACCGATTGTGCATCGGGACCTCAAGTGTgacaacattttcataacaggCCCCACAGGGTCAGTTAAGATAGGTGACCTAGGACTGGCCACTCTTATGAGGACCTCCTTTGCAAAAAGTGTCATAG GAACCCCAGAATTCATGGCTCCAGAGATGTATGAGGAGCACTATGATGAATCGGTGGATGTTTATGCCTTTGGTATGTGTATGCTGGAGATGGCTACTTCAGAATACCCCTATTCTGAATGCCAAAATGCTGCTCAGATCTATCGCAAAGTCACAAGT GGTATAAAACCAGCCAGCTTTGATAAAGTCAATGACCCAGAAATCAAGGAAATCATTGAAGGCTGCATTCGTCAGAACAAAAGCCAGAG ACTCTCTATCAGAGACCTCCTGAATCATGCATTCTTTGCAGAGGATACAGGAGTAAGAGTGGAACTGGCAGAAGAGGACAACGGAGCCCAGGATTGCCTCGCTCTCCGGATTTGGGTGGAAGACCCAAAGAAGTTGAAGGGGAAACACAAGGACAATGAGGCCATTGAGTTCACCTATGACCTGGAGAATGACATTGCTGAGGAAGTAGCTTTGGAAATG GTGAAGTCAGGCTTCTTTCATGAGAGCGATGCAAAGGTGGTGGGAAAATCCATCCGGGATCGAGTGAATCTGATCAAAAAGTCAAGAGAGCGTCGACAGCAGCAGCTTACTCATCAAGGCTTTGATGACAGAAGGGATTCTACTGTCACCTCTTATGTTTTTTCTTACCCTTCATGCCCATCCTCACTAGTGGTTGGGGCAGTTGGACAAACAGGAGGCGGTGAAAGTGGAGCTGGAGGAGTGGTTCAGGAGTCTGAGGAGCTGCCTGAAGTTGACCAGCATGTCATGCAGCAACATATCCTTGGTGCGACAACTCTTAGCTTGCCAG aaATTGAAATTGTTGGGTCTGCCAGCTGTGAGTCATATGCAAGTGGACAGAGCCTGGCACTCTCTCTACAGGGAGAAACTTATTCCCACTCCCAGATAACTCCTCAACCATTGCTATCT GTCACTGGTGCATCGGCTGAAACTCAAATACTCTGCACTGACGAGACTGGAAGTGTTCCAAATCTGCCTCTTGTTCAGAGCGTTAGTATGTCTAACGTTTGCATTCCCAAGACTGAAGGAGGATCTGTTGGCCAGACATTTCTTCAACCCAGTCCTGTTGTTCCACAGATATCCCCGAGTGTACCGCCACAATATCTTCAG TCACAAACATTTCCATCAGATGCATTCCAACCACTCACTGCTCATGGATCCATGGCTCCCTCACAGTCAAACACACCTCCCATTCCTCCCCAAGCTCCCATTGGTGTTTTCCCCACATCTATGTCTGTCAGTGACCCTGCTGGAATTACAGGGACCGCTATGCTCCACACTCAGCTACCTGCTTCTCCCATGCAGCAGGCTGACATTATTCCCCATTCCACTCCCCAGCAAACACAGTGTTTTGTTATTCCACAACAGTGCATTATTACACAACAGCCAGACATGGTTTCCCAGACCTCCACCCATCAGCAGCAACCACCACAACCCACATCAGTTGAACATCAACAGATTAATGCAACTCAGCTGCCTCCAGAAAAGCAGCATCATAGCCTTCCAGCTACAGCTATCCAAAAGCATCACCGCGAGCCGGAGCAGGAGATTTTTGTACAGCAACCTGTTCAAAATGTCCAGTCAACTCCTCAACAGCAAGTGAAGACCACACAAACAAGCATGGAGCCTCAAGCTTTGTCAGTGCCTCGGCCAGGGGAACAACCTCAGGTTTATAAACTGCAACCAGCAGGAGAAACATGCGAGCAGACAGTCAGACAAACACAACTACAGCATCAGCTTCAGCAACAGCAATCTCTtttacaacagcagcaacagctaCTTCAACAGCAACACCTGTTGCTCCTTGAACGACACCCATTGTATGTCCAGAAGCTTGATCAGCAGCAACAAATGACTCTGCttcaacaacaggagcaccagaCACAGCTGCAACAACAGAAAGtgctgcaacacaaacaaatcatTGATCAGCAGCAAGCTTCTCTATATCAGAGGTATGAACAGCAACAGCTAAGTCTTCTGCATCAAGGACAACCTACACAAGCACAAgtgcaacaacaaccacagatACCttcacaacaacagcagatacAACAGTTATATCAGCAAACAGggcagcagcaggaaggaaTAACTCTaacagaagcagaaacacaagaacaaagtggacaacagcagcaaaacacTACACTGCAGCAACAACCTCAGCAAACACAGCAGAATTGTGAACAAGTACAACAGCAAACCATATTCCAACAGATAGAACAGCAACAAGCATTAATCCAGCACCACTTGCAAAAGCAGTTAATTTTAAAGCAGTCCCAGTTGCAACAGGCAGCTCAGCTGCAACAGCAAGAACTGCAACAAATACAACTTGAACAAAACTTGGAGCATCTTCAGCAGCAAGCTCTGTTGCAAAAGCAGCttgaaaaacaacttcaaaatctCCCCTCAGACAAACAAAGTGCTGAATTTTTACAGCAGCAGGCTcaaatgaagcttcaaactcaagagaaacagcagcagcaacaagctGCCATCATTCAGCATCTGCATCAAGCTGACAAACAAGAACCTGTGCCTACACCTCAAAGCAGCAGTGAGCTGCAGATTCCGCCACAATCTGCTAACATGCAACAGATGTGTAACCCCCAACTTACCACTTTTCAGTCTGCAGAGCAGTCAGCTAAGCAAGATACTATGGAGCAACGGCAGCAGCTAGCACTTATTCAGCAGCAAGCTTTTGTTGCTCAGCCACAGCACCACACCTCCACGGCAACCAATCGAACAGTTGGTGTTCCTGTGACCATTGAAGGACTACAAGACCAAACTGACGTAATCTCTCAAGTACAGGTCCCAGTGACCATACAGACTACCCCCATTCCTGTCCAGACAGCTCCTGTTTTCTTAGGACAGCAAGGACAAAGTCCATTTCACCCCCAGAACCAGATTCCAGCCCAGTTTTTAGTCCAGACTGTGCCCCAAGCCTCTCAAACTACAACTGTGGTCAGTGTATCTGCCCCAACAGCCGTGATCCAAGGACAAACGCAAGTCTTGCAGGCACACCAAATTCCTTTACAGGCTAGTTATCCTGGACCTGTAACTCCTACTCAGGCTCAGGTAACTGCTCAGTCATTTATCCAGACTCAGCCTCAACATACAACTATTCTACAGCTCCAGCCTGCACATGGCAAAGTCCCAGACATCAATACTCAGATGATGGGCCAACAAAACCAAACCACTGCCCAACTTTCAGCTGCAGTTTCTTCTCTTCCAAGTCCAGTACAGCAAGAGACTTACATTCAGCAAGGTGCTCTAATGAAGAGCCCCATCCAGCCCAAACTCCAACAAGAAATTCAAGGCCAACCGCCTTGTCAGCTGCTTTCTCACCCTGGCCTAATGATCCCACAGTTTGTCTCACAACCTCCCCACCAAGACATACCATCTGTGCAGCACAACATGACTCATGCTTTGCAAAATCAGGTGCATCAGCAACCAGTAATGCAGCATCAGCAGATGATTCTGTCTCCGGGCTCGGCTGAGAGTGCTGTAACAACCACTGAGAGTCTTGCTCAGTCAGCTGACCCTGTTAGCGTTCATGTTGCTCCTCTTCCAGTGCAAACTGGTCAAGGAATAGTTCCAGGACAAGCAGCACTATATCCAGTTGCTGCAGTGCACCAAGCGTTAATTGGAAGCTCTGCAGACTCTACCATCATTCAGCCCACCTCTAAGCCATTTATGCCTCAGCCTGCTGAGCAGCCTcagcaacaaaaccaaaatccaGTCCATCAACCCCCAGGAAACTCTACTGCACCACTTCAGTTACCAGCACAGCCCATCCAAACTCCCAACCAGCAGCCATCTCTTCCACAACAAACCTTGACAACACTTGACAAAAGTCAGCTTCCTTCTCAGTGCCCTTCACATGTGTTGATACAGCCCTCTGCACAGTCAGGACCCAGTAATGTTTCCATGCCTCAGTCACCCACTAAGACTCTCCCTCTGTATAGTCACTTAGTAACAGGGACCCCTTCATCTCCAGAGCATCATGCCAAGCAGCTTCTCCCagcccacacacatacacaaacctGCATTCAGGCCCAGACACACTCTCAAACACAGACACTGGTTCAAACACAGACTCATTCTCACACTCAGACAGACCACAAGACACCAGATTCTGAAGAATCTCTTTTGCTTAGAGCTATGTCTGAGGTGCAACAACTGCCCCTGAGCCCTTCATGTCCCTCCACAACACTACCATCTGCACTACCCCAACAACCTGTCCCTGCTGCAGAGCTTTCTACATCTTCGCAACTAGCCCAAGTATCTTTACCAGGGCAGGCCAGCTTTGTACCTACCTCCCCTCAGCCTGCCTCTGCACAACGATTGCTTGACTCTAATGCTCCCAAACCCTCCCAAGCCTCGCTGCAAGACTGTGACATTTCCCTGCTGGGCACCGCTCAG GATGGGCCATACCTGGCAAGCGCAGAATGTCACTCTTCGACAGG GTCTGCTTCAGTAAATGGAGAAGACATTCAGCACAATTTGGGAAATGGAAAATCTGAGAAGTCAAAATCTCAGAAAAAGGCTTCCTCTCAGAAACCTGAGAAAGGTTCACATCAATTTCAACTGAGCATGCTCCAG GTGTCTGGGAAGGGAGACAATTTGGTAGAGTGTCAGTTAGAGACTCATAGTAACAAAATGGTGACATTCAAATTTGATATTGAAGGAGATGCACCTGAAGATATTGCAGATTACATG GTAGAGGAAGACTTTGTCCTAGATTTAGCGAAAGAGAAATTTGTGGAGGAGCTTAGATCAATTGTGAAAAAAGCCCAAGAAATTCTTCAGACCCATACACAG ACTGGATCAACTGACCAGTTACAAGTGAGCACTCCCTCCACCTCTG TAGTGGAGTCGGTCCCCCAGTCATCACCAGTGGGACGCTGGCGCTTCTTTATCAACCAGACCATTCGTCACAGAGACTCCCTGTCTAGCCAGGGTGCAGTCACACCACCACCAACTGTTGAGACAAAAATCCCACAGTCTCCTCAAAAGGATGAAG AACAATATGCATCCCAGACTTTTGAATCCTTTACTCAAAAGGTTTCTTCCCCCCACAACACCCTCTCCTCTGCCTCATCTCCAGCCTCTGCTGTTCCTGTCCCTGGCTCAGCCTCTGTAGCTGACACTATGGCCTTTGAAACCATCTCTGGACACGCCTCTGCTCTGGTCATTGCCCCTTCAGTTGACCAGATTCCCAGTTGTCTTTCAACTACAGCAAACCCAACCCCTGCTAATGTCCCCACCTTGAACGCCACTCCTACTCTCATGTCTCCCCCAACCAACACCATAGTTTCCAGTAACCTTACCCCTGCAGTCACCAGTGTTTGCTCCATTCTAGGTCAGAGTATAGAAGATGCATCAAGGCTATCAGCAGTTGAAAAGTCTTCAACCTCTTTTCATTCCACTCCTGTGGCTGCAGTAAGTCAACATGTTCCCATTGAGGAACAGCAGACATTTTCCCAAATGGCCACCACAGTGCCACTGCAATCACAGCTACAAGTGCAGCCTGCCTcacagcaacaagcagcaacacaaccACAGCTGTTAACACTGCAGTTTGAACAACAGATACAGCAGTTAACACCAAAACAACAGCTATCGGAATGCCATGAAAACCCAGATCAAAGTTTGCTGCAGCAAGAGCAGCCACTGCTGCAggaaccacaactgctgcaaagGCATACAGCTGTTCAACAACTTCCTGAGACATTGGTGTTACCTCAGTCAATTCAAAGGGAGTTGCTTCAACCATCTGCACAGTCACTACAGATTCTGCAACCATTGCCCCTACAGCAATCCCAGCCACCACAACAGCAACCATTTCAATATGCTGGACAAATGATTCAGGACTCTCTGATTCAGCAGCTACCACAGCAAGTTCTGACACCTCAGTCTCTTATAGTCTCCCAGCAGCAGGAGCCACAGCATCAACAGGTAGTCTTGCAACAGATGatgcagcaaaagcaaatgttgCAGCctcagctgcagcaacaacagcacCAACTCTTTGTAGGTGTAGCAGCTCAAGGTCAAATGTTGCCGACATCCATAAGTCAACAGTTTCTCCAACAGCAGGCACAGCTAAATGTTACCCCTTTACCACAACATCAGATTTCACAACCGAGTCAAATGCCTGCAGAGCCTGTGCAACCACAAGCACTGCTTCAACACTCTGAGCAACAATACGATAGGACTAAAACCACAGATTCGTCTCAGAAGCAGCTGCAGTTTGCAAGTCAGAAGCAGTCCTCTTTACAGATGTCTGAATCAGAGGGCTCTACAGGAGAGACGAGCATCACGGAGGACACAGGCAGCTTTTCTGGCCCGCTTCACCCTTCATCTGATTCCTCTCTGCCTCCACTCCATCTCGCCTCGGCTGAACCCCACCTACCCAGCCTTTCCCTAACAATGACACCATCCCCTGGTCAGCCGTCCTCCGTGGCTGAGTCAGACAGTGAAGGTCCCCCAAAAATTGAATTTGTTGATAACCGTATTAAGACTTTGGATGAAAAGCTGAGGAACTTATTGTATCAGGAGTACAGCAGCGGGGGAACGCTGCCTGGAGCTGCCTCTATTTCTACATCAGCTGCCTCTATGTCAGCTGGAGGCGATGAATTGTCTGAGCCCCAGGCACTCCAACGTTTGTCTTTTCACCCACCAGCCACTTCCTCAGACACCTCCCCCCATACCCCATCCTCAACTACCTCCTCCACCACTCCCCGTTCCTCTTCTACCTCTCCTGATCCAGAGAGAGGTAGAGGGGAATATGAAGCTTTGTCAGAAGTTGGAAACCTTGTTCTGTCTGAACCTGTAGAGCAGCAACCCATCCCCTCTGTCCCCTCTGCTTCTGCCTCATCCACCAAGCCCATTTCTTTCTGTGCTCCCAGTAAGGATGGTACTGCTGGATCCCAGCACTTACTTGTATCAGGAGAACCAACTGTACCT GCTGTACACCCACACTCTGACACCAGTGCCGTCGGAGATTCATCATGGCCTTTCAGTCAGCAATCGATCTCCCTCCAGCAtggacagcagcagcacaatGCAGGAG